A window of the Fusibacter sp. A1 genome harbors these coding sequences:
- a CDS encoding carbohydrate ABC transporter permease, translating into MKKIKDRVGYLFISPFFLVFFLFNAYPIFFTLYLSMTRYKGYGPKLFIGAENFMLIFKDPNVVDAFMNTIKIWGVNIVFQVFLALLLVMVFSDIKYKVKGLGFFRVIFYLPNLIAAATIALVFVKLLDKDYGVLNQFLFSIGWINESIGWLTKPILAQMSVSGIQTWMWFGNSFILFMASVQAVSKETYEAAAIDGAGRFQVLKNITLPSIKPILMYVMITGLIGGLQLFDIPFLITDGRGFPEGSLNTMIVYIYNMAFVYKNYGYASALSFALFILIMTFTVVFTVMTNRNEIREFLERRKVNKERKKKLMSSKGSANNE; encoded by the coding sequence ATGAAAAAAATTAAAGACAGAGTTGGATACCTATTTATATCTCCATTTTTCCTTGTATTCTTCCTATTTAATGCATATCCAATTTTCTTTACCTTATATCTTTCTATGACAAGATATAAGGGTTATGGTCCTAAGTTATTTATAGGCGCTGAAAACTTTATGTTGATATTCAAAGATCCCAACGTCGTTGACGCATTCATGAATACGATTAAAATCTGGGGTGTGAATATTGTTTTCCAAGTCTTTTTAGCACTATTGCTTGTTATGGTGTTCTCAGATATCAAGTACAAGGTAAAGGGGTTAGGTTTTTTCAGAGTTATTTTCTATTTGCCGAACTTGATTGCGGCAGCAACAATCGCACTGGTTTTTGTAAAGTTACTAGATAAGGACTATGGTGTTTTAAATCAGTTCCTATTCAGTATCGGTTGGATTAATGAATCCATAGGCTGGTTGACAAAGCCAATACTCGCTCAGATGAGTGTATCGGGTATTCAAACTTGGATGTGGTTTGGTAACTCATTCATTCTTTTCATGGCATCGGTTCAAGCGGTGAGTAAAGAAACGTATGAAGCGGCTGCCATAGATGGTGCAGGAAGATTTCAGGTCCTAAAAAACATCACGCTTCCTTCTATAAAGCCTATTTTGATGTATGTCATGATTACTGGGTTAATAGGTGGTTTGCAATTGTTTGATATTCCATTCTTGATCACAGATGGTCGAGGGTTCCCAGAAGGTAGTTTAAACACGATGATTGTCTATATCTATAATATGGCATTTGTTTATAAGAATTATGGTTATGCATCCGCACTATCTTTTGCATTATTTATCCTAATTATGACATTCACAGTGGTATTCACAGTGATGACAAATCGAAATGAAATCAGGGAATTCCTTGAAAGGCGTAAGGTAAATAAGGAAAGAAAGAAAAAACTTATGTCATCGAAAGGAAGTGCTAACAATGAGTAA
- a CDS encoding LacI family DNA-binding transcriptional regulator has protein sequence MITIYDIAKACDCSSATVSKALNNYPDININTKERILEKAREMGFTPNSHARALSTKKTWNIGVLFEDESHSGLTHYYFSNILQAVKEQAEEKGYDITFISKNLGDVEMSYLKHCRRRKTDGVVITCIQFDNKQVQELMVSEIPVVLIDHISEFASSIVSDNFAGVYDLTSYLISLGHKDIAYIYGHESYVTTERIRGFKKAMVDADLDIPKSNFIKSNYHDKEATIQAVEMIVKSGNMPTAVIFPDDYCAVWAINTFRSLGVCIPEDISVAGFDGLEIGEMVDPRLTTMKQNTVQLGKQAALKCIDIVESKTETVTQLSVGLDLIKGGTCQEPRK, from the coding sequence ATGATTACAATATACGACATTGCAAAAGCATGTGATTGCTCGAGTGCGACTGTATCGAAAGCGCTTAATAATTATCCTGACATCAACATAAATACGAAGGAACGGATTTTGGAGAAGGCGCGAGAAATGGGGTTTACTCCAAATTCTCATGCTCGGGCACTCAGCACTAAGAAAACTTGGAATATAGGGGTTCTTTTTGAAGATGAAAGCCATAGCGGCTTAACGCACTACTACTTCTCAAATATCCTGCAAGCGGTGAAGGAGCAAGCTGAAGAAAAAGGCTATGATATCACCTTCATATCCAAGAATTTAGGTGATGTGGAAATGTCCTACTTAAAACATTGTAGGAGAAGGAAAACAGATGGCGTTGTCATTACTTGCATTCAATTTGACAACAAGCAAGTTCAGGAGCTGATGGTCAGTGAAATTCCAGTGGTACTTATTGATCATATCTCAGAGTTTGCAAGTTCAATAGTATCTGATAATTTTGCAGGTGTATATGACTTGACATCTTACCTTATCAGTCTTGGGCATAAGGATATCGCTTATATATACGGACACGAATCCTATGTTACTACTGAGCGAATCAGAGGGTTTAAAAAAGCGATGGTTGATGCAGACCTTGATATTCCTAAAAGTAATTTCATAAAGTCCAACTATCACGATAAGGAAGCGACCATTCAAGCGGTTGAAATGATTGTAAAAAGCGGCAACATGCCAACGGCGGTTATTTTTCCCGACGATTACTGCGCAGTGTGGGCGATCAACACTTTTAGAAGTTTGGGAGTCTGTATACCCGAAGACATCTCAGTTGCAGGATTCGATGGACTTGAAATCGGAGAAATGGTAGATCCGCGATTGACAACCATGAAGCAAAACACGGTACAACTTGGAAAACAAGCGGCTCTAAAGTGTATTGACATTGTAGAGTCCAAAACAGAGACGGTTACTCAACTCTCTGTAGGTTTAGACTTAATCAAAGGTGGTACTTGTCAGGAACCAAGAAAGTGA
- a CDS encoding carbohydrate ABC transporter permease: protein MSNEIRQEIDFEELKRQNLRSAKARKRKKFIIFSIVYTFLAALVVISIIPFWIVIINATRDGMAISTQGITIFPGSSLMENYRILTDNVDIVRGFLNSLKIATLVTFLSGYFSALTAYGFHMYDFKGKNVLFGIILVFMMIPSQLAFLGYVKWMTQIGLMDTHAALIIPAVASIGTVFFLRAYISSALSKELIESARIDGAGELFIFHRIGLPLMAPGVATMSIFTFIGSWNNYLSARVILSSKANETLPMVISSLKALRIWHQNQGAIYLGFAISIVPIVIVFIFASKYLIENISAGAVKG, encoded by the coding sequence ATGAGTAATGAAATACGTCAAGAGATAGATTTTGAAGAACTAAAAAGACAAAATCTACGTTCGGCAAAAGCAAGAAAAAGAAAGAAGTTCATCATTTTCTCGATAGTATATACTTTTTTAGCTGCGCTAGTAGTGATTTCAATTATTCCATTCTGGATTGTAATTATTAACGCAACCCGTGATGGAATGGCTATTTCAACACAAGGTATCACTATTTTCCCAGGTTCAAGTCTGATGGAAAACTATAGGATATTGACTGATAACGTAGATATTGTACGGGGCTTTTTAAACTCGCTTAAGATTGCTACACTAGTGACATTCTTATCGGGTTATTTCTCCGCGCTGACGGCATATGGATTTCACATGTATGATTTTAAGGGTAAAAATGTGCTGTTTGGTATCATTCTTGTATTTATGATGATTCCAAGTCAGTTGGCATTCTTAGGGTATGTAAAGTGGATGACTCAAATTGGTTTAATGGATACTCATGCCGCTTTAATCATTCCAGCAGTGGCTTCAATCGGTACTGTGTTCTTCTTAAGGGCTTATATCAGTTCTGCACTAAGTAAGGAGCTTATCGAGTCTGCAAGGATCGATGGTGCAGGTGAACTCTTTATTTTTCATAGAATTGGATTGCCACTTATGGCTCCAGGCGTTGCCACGATGTCGATATTCACATTTATCGGTTCTTGGAACAACTACCTAAGCGCTAGGGTAATACTAAGTTCTAAAGCCAATGAGACACTGCCTATGGTGATCTCATCGCTTAAGGCACTAAGAATCTGGCATCAAAATCAAGGCGCGATCTACCTAGGCTTTGCAATTTCGATCGTACCGATTGTAATTGTCTTTATCTTTGCATCGAAATACCTGATTGAAAATATTTCTGCAGGTGCTGTAAAGGGTTAG